One Geminocystis sp. M7585_C2015_104 DNA window includes the following coding sequences:
- a CDS encoding alpha/beta fold hydrolase produces MRLRVESESEKRFGYQRDWRWHGWRIHYTFYPPLQANNPFVSPPILLLHGFGVSLRHWRHNIPILRQRHFVYALDLLGFGASEKTYTEYGIPLWSRLVFDFWQEFISQPCILIGNSLGSLIALNTTASYPDTAKGLVMLSLPDLRGKRDDNNPILTPLLHKIEELFTFPLLIRLIFQIAKQKTVISNGLKIAYVNQNNLDEELIEIVTKPTEDVGAARALIAMTKSINKFPVSVRQLLESINIPILLLWGKGDKLIPPTKASHLAAINTNIELHLLDKIGHCIHDENPDLFHKILFSWLKRNNLT; encoded by the coding sequence ATGCGACTAAGGGTAGAGTCGGAGAGTGAAAAAAGGTTTGGCTATCAGAGGGATTGGCGGTGGCATGGTTGGCGTATCCACTACACTTTTTACCCCCCATTACAAGCCAATAACCCCTTTGTTTCCCCACCCATTCTTCTGTTACACGGTTTTGGGGTATCCCTTAGACATTGGCGTCACAACATCCCTATTCTCCGACAAAGACATTTTGTTTATGCTTTAGACTTACTCGGTTTCGGCGCCTCTGAGAAGACTTATACCGAATATGGTATACCCCTTTGGTCAAGACTAGTTTTTGATTTTTGGCAAGAATTCATTTCCCAACCCTGTATTCTTATTGGTAATTCCCTAGGCTCATTGATAGCCTTAAACACTACTGCCTCCTACCCCGACACTGCCAAAGGGTTAGTAATGCTTAGTCTTCCCGATTTGAGGGGAAAAAGAGATGACAACAACCCCATTCTAACTCCATTATTACACAAAATAGAGGAGTTGTTCACTTTCCCCCTATTAATTCGTCTAATCTTCCAGATAGCAAAACAAAAAACAGTAATCAGTAATGGTCTGAAAATTGCCTACGTCAATCAAAACAATTTGGATGAAGAATTAATTGAAATTGTCACCAAACCCACCGAGGATGTTGGGGCAGCAAGGGCTCTAATAGCTATGACTAAATCCATTAATAAATTCCCTGTTTCTGTCAGGCAACTTTTGGAGTCTATTAACATCCCCATTCTACTGTTGTGGGGTAAAGGGGACAAACTTATTCCGCCAACAAAAGCGTCACATCTAGCAGCCATTAATACCAATATAGAATTACACCTATTAGACAAAATCGGGCATTGTATTCATGATGAAAACCCAGATTTGTTTCATAAAATTCTTTTCTCCTGGTTGAAGAGGAATAATCTCACATAA
- the lysS gene encoding lysine--tRNA ligase, producing the protein MFWADKIAASSQQPELVNDSKTPSGRVHVGSLRGVIIHDVIYRALKRQGKPARFTYGVDDYDAFDSIPRYLDAEKFSPYLGFPLCNVPSPDPTVAPDYAKYYMGEFLQVFDYLGVKAEIYYLRDLYRSGKLNYYIDLFLRNAAVVRDIYKEVSNAQRPDDWYPFQVICENCGKIATTYVSEYNGEKVFYTCREDATDWVRGCGYQGWISPFDGNGKLPWKVEWVAKWDLLGVTIELSGKDHSQKGGSRDVANALCRKILRKKPPFHSPYEFVLVNGTKMSSSKGIGSSAREMAELLPPEILRFLMLRTQPKTVINFAPNYETITRLFRDYDTLLNEYAELLAGAETSELPPTLLPLYYSQLQDEIKPYYTFELSTIISLLQIPHLDLKSEIEKRCDRPLTEYDWQKINERITVAKKWLESYADEEEKLVIYFEEIPSKVSMLTDEQKQYLRRLREYLETVEKWEGEELQTALFTVTKQMGISPNVAFPAVYYAFLGKDRGPKAGYLFSYLDKNFVFKRLEEVSSL; encoded by the coding sequence CGGAATTGGTAAACGACTCGAAAACTCCTTCTGGCAGAGTACATGTGGGCTCCCTAAGGGGTGTTATAATTCATGATGTTATCTATAGGGCTTTGAAAAGACAGGGCAAACCGGCGCGTTTTACCTACGGTGTGGATGACTACGACGCCTTTGACAGTATACCCCGTTACCTAGACGCGGAAAAATTCTCCCCTTATCTGGGTTTTCCCCTCTGTAATGTCCCATCCCCTGACCCTACAGTGGCCCCAGATTATGCCAAATACTATATGGGGGAGTTTCTGCAAGTGTTTGACTACCTGGGGGTTAAAGCTGAAATCTATTACCTGAGGGACTTGTACCGCAGTGGAAAGCTAAACTACTACATCGATTTATTTCTCCGTAACGCTGCAGTAGTAAGAGATATTTATAAAGAAGTTAGTAATGCCCAACGCCCCGATGACTGGTATCCTTTTCAGGTGATATGTGAAAATTGTGGGAAAATTGCTACTACTTATGTAAGCGAGTATAATGGAGAAAAGGTTTTTTACACCTGTAGGGAGGATGCCACGGATTGGGTGAGGGGGTGTGGCTATCAGGGATGGATTTCTCCCTTCGACGGCAATGGGAAACTCCCTTGGAAGGTGGAATGGGTAGCCAAGTGGGACTTGTTGGGGGTTACTATTGAGCTTTCTGGGAAAGACCATTCCCAAAAAGGGGGCTCACGGGATGTTGCTAATGCCCTTTGCCGCAAAATCCTCAGGAAAAAACCGCCCTTCCATTCCCCTTACGAGTTCGTTTTAGTTAATGGCACTAAAATGAGTTCTTCCAAGGGAATAGGCTCTAGTGCCAGGGAAATGGCTGAACTTTTGCCCCCAGAAATTTTGCGCTTTTTGATGCTAAGAACACAGCCAAAAACTGTTATTAATTTTGCCCCTAATTATGAGACTATTACCCGTCTTTTTAGAGACTATGACACTCTCCTGAATGAGTATGCAGAATTGTTGGCTGGGGCGGAAACATCTGAATTGCCTCCCACACTTTTGCCTCTTTACTATTCCCAGCTGCAAGATGAAATCAAACCTTACTATACCTTTGAACTTAGTACTATCATTTCCCTTCTACAAATACCCCATTTGGACTTGAAGTCCGAAATAGAAAAACGCTGTGATAGGCCTTTAACTGAATACGACTGGCAGAAGATAAATGAGCGAATTACTGTAGCTAAAAAGTGGTTAGAATCCTATGCCGATGAGGAGGAAAAACTGGTGATTTACTTTGAGGAAATCCCCTCAAAGGTGTCTATGCTTACCGACGAACAAAAACAGTATTTACGTCGTCTGAGGGAATATTTGGAAACCGTCGAAAAATGGGAGGGAGAGGAATTACAAACTGCCCTATTTACGGTGACAAAACAGATGGGAATTAGTCCTAATGTTGCTTTTCCCGCAGTTTATTATGCTTTCTTGGGTAAGGATAGAGGCCCAAAGGCAGGATATTTATTCTCCTACTTGGACAAAAATTTTGTTTTCAAACGTCTAGAGGAGGTTAGTAGTCTATAA